In Tissierellales bacterium, the following are encoded in one genomic region:
- a CDS encoding TRAP transporter large permease, producing MQSIYPIIVLFILFFLNIPIAFALIGSSLFYFIFINTAMPMEMVIQQFVTSIESFPYLAVPFFIMVGSVMNYSGISEALMDFADVLVGHTRGGLAQVNVLLSALMGGISGSANADAAMQSKILVPEMEKKGFSKPFSAAVTAASSAVSPVIPPGTNLILYAIIAGISVGDMFLAAYGPGIIMTVALAITVHIIAVRRDYKPSRERQSTVREVFLQFLKSIWALLIPFGIIMGMRIGLFTPTEAGAIAVVFSLVVGFFIYRRLKLRHIPIILMDTVRNTGSVMIIIASAKVFGYYLTLEQIPQIITESLMNLTSSPFVLLMVINIILLFVGMFIEGGAALVILAPLLVPATRAFGIDTLHFGMIFIVNIMIGGLTPPFGSMMFTVCSIVDVSLEDFIKEVWPFIIALIIVLIGVTYSETLALFVPKLIGLIGN from the coding sequence GTGCAATCTATTTATCCGATCATAGTATTATTTATTTTGTTTTTTCTAAATATACCGATAGCATTTGCTTTAATTGGATCTTCATTATTTTACTTCATATTTATAAACACTGCTATGCCTATGGAAATGGTAATTCAACAGTTTGTGACATCCATTGAGTCTTTCCCCTATTTAGCAGTACCATTTTTTATAATGGTAGGTTCAGTAATGAATTATTCAGGAATAAGTGAAGCATTAATGGATTTTGCAGATGTATTAGTGGGGCATACCAGAGGTGGACTAGCCCAAGTTAATGTTTTATTAAGTGCTTTAATGGGTGGAATATCAGGATCAGCAAATGCAGATGCTGCTATGCAGTCTAAAATACTAGTACCTGAAATGGAGAAAAAAGGATTTTCAAAGCCGTTTTCAGCTGCTGTAACAGCTGCATCATCAGCAGTAAGTCCGGTAATACCACCTGGAACAAATTTGATTCTGTATGCAATAATAGCAGGTATCTCAGTAGGGGATATGTTTTTAGCTGCATATGGTCCAGGTATAATCATGACTGTAGCATTAGCTATCACAGTACATATAATTGCAGTTAGAAGAGATTATAAACCAAGTAGAGAAAGACAGTCTACAGTTAGAGAGGTATTTTTACAATTTCTTAAATCAATATGGGCATTATTAATTCCTTTTGGGATAATTATGGGAATGAGAATTGGATTATTTACACCGACTGAGGCAGGAGCAATAGCTGTAGTATTTTCATTGGTGGTAGGATTCTTTATATATAGAAGATTAAAATTAAGACATATACCAATAATATTAATGGATACAGTGAGAAATACTGGTTCAGTTATGATTATAATTGCTAGTGCAAAAGTATTTGGTTATTATCTTACATTAGAACAAATTCCACAAATAATAACCGAAAGCTTAATGAATTTAACAAGTAGTCCTTTTGTATTATTAATGGTAATAAATATAATATTATTATTTGTAGGAATGTTTATAGAAGGTGGAGCAGCATTAGTTATATTAGCACCATTATTAGTACCGGCAACTAGAGCCTTCGGTATAGATACCCTACATTTTGGGATGATCTTTATAGTAAATATTATGATCGGAGGATTAACTCCGCCATTTGGATCCATGATGTTTACTGTATGTTCTATTGTAGATGTTAGTTTGGAAGATTTTATAAAAGAGGTCTGGCCGTTTATAATTGCATTAATAATAGTATTAATAGGAGTAACCTATTCGGAAACCTTAGCACTATTCGTTCCAAAATTAATAGGACTTATTGGTAATTAA
- a CDS encoding TRAP transporter small permease, which translates to MNKFWENFKRDFELYIGSIFLAITSIVVIMNVFTRYFLKFTYHWAEEVAVAAFVWVIFLGLANAYKTDHLIGVEAIMKLLPKRGRRIVEFIVSIVVSILAGSMFYFSYKYVAGSTKITAALEISYSYINSSIVISFALITIYSVFFAVRSFKKIFLD; encoded by the coding sequence ATGAATAAATTCTGGGAGAATTTTAAAAGAGATTTTGAACTTTATATAGGAAGTATTTTTTTAGCTATAACTTCAATAGTAGTTATTATGAATGTATTTACTAGATATTTTTTGAAATTTACATATCATTGGGCTGAGGAGGTTGCAGTAGCTGCATTTGTGTGGGTAATTTTTTTAGGTTTAGCTAATGCTTATAAAACAGATCATCTTATAGGTGTAGAAGCTATAATGAAGTTATTACCTAAAAGAGGTAGAAGAATAGTTGAATTTATAGTATCGATAGTAGTAAGTATCTTAGCTGGATCTATGTTTTATTTTAGTTATAAATATGTAGCAGGATCTACAAAGATAACAGCAGCATTAGAGATTTCTTATTCATATATTAACAGTTCGATAGTTATTTCTTTTGCACTTATAACAATATATTCAGTATTTTTTGCGGTAAGAAGTTTTAAAAAGATATTTCTTGATTAA
- a CDS encoding HAD-IIA family hydrolase produces MDKLKEKTIFLLDIDGTIYLGDKLIDGAKDFLKSIKDKGKRYIFLTNNSSGNKADYVQKLSKLGIDATEEEIFTSGEATTMYLKSKKKGAKVYLLGTKSLEKEFENEGFILEKKRHKDIDFVVLGFDTTLTYEKLWVACEYISEGVEYIATHPDFNCPLPNDKFMPDAGAMAALIEASTGKVPKVVGKPNRKMIEAIQLKYGLDKEDMIMVGDRLYTDIKMGEVAGIATTLVYSGETKEKDYKESETKADYVFNSVKDMIKLL; encoded by the coding sequence GTGGACAAGCTAAAAGAAAAAACTATATTTTTACTAGATATAGATGGAACGATTTATCTTGGAGATAAGTTAATAGACGGAGCAAAAGATTTTTTGAAATCTATAAAAGATAAGGGAAAAAGATATATTTTTCTTACAAATAATTCATCTGGAAATAAAGCGGATTATGTACAAAAATTAAGTAAATTAGGTATAGATGCTACAGAGGAGGAAATATTCACTTCTGGAGAAGCTACTACTATGTATTTAAAAAGCAAAAAAAAAGGAGCTAAGGTTTATTTATTAGGAACCAAGTCTTTAGAAAAAGAATTTGAAAATGAAGGATTTATTTTAGAGAAAAAAAGACATAAGGATATAGACTTTGTAGTATTAGGATTTGATACTACATTAACCTATGAAAAATTGTGGGTAGCATGTGAATATATATCCGAAGGAGTAGAGTATATAGCTACACATCCAGATTTTAATTGCCCTTTACCTAATGATAAGTTTATGCCAGATGCAGGAGCTATGGCTGCATTAATTGAGGCTTCCACTGGTAAGGTACCAAAAGTAGTAGGTAAACCAAATAGGAAAATGATTGAAGCCATTCAATTAAAATACGGTTTAGATAAAGAAGATATGATAATGGTGGGAGATAGATTATATACGGATATTAAAATGGGAGAAGTGGCAGGTATAGCTACAACATTAGTTTATTCTGGTGAAACAAAGGAAAAAGATTATAAAGAAAGTGAAACAAAAGCAGATTATGTATTTAATTCTGTTAAAGATATGATAAAACTATTATAA